A single genomic interval of Odontesthes bonariensis isolate fOdoBon6 chromosome 3, fOdoBon6.hap1, whole genome shotgun sequence harbors:
- the LOC142377042 gene encoding EEF1A lysine methyltransferase 3-like encodes MTLAGEEYDLFPVDDCLFSETFSQETVYNLMGEELRITQVFGANLGVAAPVWEAALHLCRYLEDQSVELRGKRVIELGAGTGVVGILAARLGAEVTLTDLPLALPQLQANVSANRPSSGWASAPPIVLPLSWGEDHVNFPSDWDLVLGADIIYLPETYPLLVETLAHLCKKGAVAYLSSKMRKEHQTPGFYGERLPSRFNVQLVDRDDQENNHIYTASLRAEHSRDILQQN; translated from the exons ATGACTTTAGCTGGGGAAGAATACGACCTGTTCCCCGTCGACGACTGTCTGTTTTCTGAGACATTTTCTCAAGAGACTGTTTACAACTTGATGGGTGAGGAGCTGAGGATAACACAGGTGTTCGGCGCCAACCTCGGCGTGGCCGCCCCGGTGTGGGAAGCT GCGTTGCATCTATGTCGCTACTTGGAGGATCAATCTGTGGAGTTGAGAGGAAAGCGCGTCATCGAGCTGGGAGCAGGCACTGGTGTGGTCGGTATTCTGGCTGCTCGACTGG GTGCAGAGGTGACCCTCACAGACCTCCCCCTTGCTCTTCCTCAGCTTCAGGCCAATGTCTCTGCCAACAGGCCCTCCAGCGGTTGGGCCTCTGCCCCACCCATTGTCCTCCCTCTGTCCTGGGGCGAGGATCACGTGAATTTCCCTTCTGACTGGGATCTGGTGCTTGGTGCAGATATAATTTACCTCCCAGAGACATACCCACTGCTAGTGGAAACACTCGCTCATCTGTGCAAAAAGGGAGCTGTGGCGTATCTTTCGTCCAAAATGCGTAAGGAGCACCAAACTCCAGGTTTCTACGGGGAGCGCTTACCGAGCAGATTTAATGTGCAACTTGTGGACCGTGACGATCAAGAAAACAATCATATCTACACAGCGTCCTTAAGAGCAGAGCACAGCAGGGACATCCTGCAACAGAACTGA
- the stx16 gene encoding syntaxin-16 isoform X2 codes for MATRRLTDAFLLMRNNAIQNRQILAEQLADDRMALVSGISLDPEAAIGVTKKLPPKWIEGVDEIQYEIRRIREKMKELALLHDKHMNRPTLDDSSEEEHAIEITTQEITQMFHRCQRAVTGLQSRCGHCTEQEERLLINVVSSLAQSLQDLSINFRHTQSSYLKRMKNREERSKHFFDSGPLMEEDEDLALYDKGFTDDQLMLVEQNTVVVEEREREIRQIVQSISDLNEIFRDLAGMVVEQGTVLDRIDFNVEHACVKTDDGLKQLQKAEQYQKKNRKMLVILVLFVIVLVLIIILFGTKF; via the exons ttggCAGATGATCGAATGGCTCTGGTGTCTGGGATCAGCCTGGATCCTGAAGCTGCCATTGGAGTCACCAAAAAGCTTCCTCCCAAATGGATAGAGGGGGTCGATGAG ATCCAGTATGAAATCAGACGGATTCGAGAGAAGATGAAGGAGTTGGCCTTACTTCATGACAAGCACATGAACCGACCCACACTGGATGACAGTAGCGAGGAGGAGCACGCCATAGAGATCACCACTCAGGAGATCACTCAG ATGTTTCATCGATGCCAGCGAGCGGTGACGGGTTTGCAGTCTCGTTGTGGCCACTGCACCGAGCAGGAGGAGAGACTCTTGATAAACGTGGTGTCATCTCTGGCTCAGAGCCTACAGGACCTGTCCATAAACTTCAGGCACACACAGTCCAGCTACCTAAAAC GTATGAAGAATCGTGAGGAGAGATCAAAGCACTTTTTCGACTCGGGCCCTTTAATGGAAGAAGATGAAGATTTAGCTCTGTATGACAAG GGCTTCACAGACGATCAGTTGATGCTGGTGGAGCAGAACACAGTCGTGGTTGAGGAACGTGAGAGGGAGATCCGACAAATAGTGCAGTCCATCTCAGATCTGAACGAGATTTTCCGCGACTTGGCTGGAATGGTGGTGGAGCAG GGCACCGTTCTTGACAGAATTGACTTCAACGTGGAGCATGCTTGTGTTAAAACAGACGACGGATTGAAGCAGTTACAAAAG GCGGAACAGTATCAGAAGAAAAACCGGAAGATGCTGGTCATTTTGGTCCTCTTTGTCATAGTCCTTGTTctaattattattctttttggaACAAAGTTTTAG
- the stx16 gene encoding syntaxin-16 isoform X3, whose product MALVSGISLDPEAAIGVTKKLPPKWIEGVDEIQYEIRRIREKMKELALLHDKHMNRPTLDDSSEEEHAIEITTQEITQMFHRCQRAVTGLQSRCGHCTEQEERLLINVVSSLAQSLQDLSINFRHTQSSYLKRMKNREERSKHFFDSGPLMEEDEDLALYDKGFTDDQLMLVEQNTVVVEEREREIRQIVQSISDLNEIFRDLAGMVVEQGTVLDRIDFNVEHACVKTDDGLKQLQKAEQYQKKNRKMLVILVLFVIVLVLIIILFGTKF is encoded by the exons ATGGCTCTGGTGTCTGGGATCAGCCTGGATCCTGAAGCTGCCATTGGAGTCACCAAAAAGCTTCCTCCCAAATGGATAGAGGGGGTCGATGAG ATCCAGTATGAAATCAGACGGATTCGAGAGAAGATGAAGGAGTTGGCCTTACTTCATGACAAGCACATGAACCGACCCACACTGGATGACAGTAGCGAGGAGGAGCACGCCATAGAGATCACCACTCAGGAGATCACTCAG ATGTTTCATCGATGCCAGCGAGCGGTGACGGGTTTGCAGTCTCGTTGTGGCCACTGCACCGAGCAGGAGGAGAGACTCTTGATAAACGTGGTGTCATCTCTGGCTCAGAGCCTACAGGACCTGTCCATAAACTTCAGGCACACACAGTCCAGCTACCTAAAAC GTATGAAGAATCGTGAGGAGAGATCAAAGCACTTTTTCGACTCGGGCCCTTTAATGGAAGAAGATGAAGATTTAGCTCTGTATGACAAG GGCTTCACAGACGATCAGTTGATGCTGGTGGAGCAGAACACAGTCGTGGTTGAGGAACGTGAGAGGGAGATCCGACAAATAGTGCAGTCCATCTCAGATCTGAACGAGATTTTCCGCGACTTGGCTGGAATGGTGGTGGAGCAG GGCACCGTTCTTGACAGAATTGACTTCAACGTGGAGCATGCTTGTGTTAAAACAGACGACGGATTGAAGCAGTTACAAAAG GCGGAACAGTATCAGAAGAAAAACCGGAAGATGCTGGTCATTTTGGTCCTCTTTGTCATAGTCCTTGTTctaattattattctttttggaACAAAGTTTTAG